TCACATGTTTGCATATGTGCaggtacatatgtgtatacatatttatatatccaCTTGTACATGTGTAAGTATATACGTgtttgtatatgtgtatgggcatgtatgtatgtatctaTTTGTTTATGCTTTTAAATTACATGTTATTTCAGATTTTCCGCATAGCTCGTATTAGTAGGTACTCTACATAAATCATACGCCGAAAAATCGTACACCAAAAAAGGGTTTTATGGAAATCGTACGCTTTTGGCGTTTTGGCGAATGGATTATACATTTAGATTATgagcattttttataaatgcaCTGTTTTTGACTCGTCCTTGCAGCGTGCATATTCATCCTTTCCGTGTGCATGTTAGTGCCTACCGCTTAACGGTGGGAAAAAGGCAAGATGTctcttaaatttttaataaatgaaccAAAAGTAAAGCTACTGTTTTCACCGAATGAGTTTTTTAACACATTAAATGATATGTTCAAAAATTCGAAGAAAAGAATTGTGATAAGTTGTTTATATATGGGAATAGGGGAGTTAGAGAAAGAATTAATAgaaagtattaaaaataataaaaatgtaaaaaatataaagatagACATATTACTAGATAAGCAAAGAGGTACAAGACCGGAAGGGAAGTTCAAAGAAAGCTCAATAAGTGTTTTATCtgatttatttaattatgttaataatataaatataagtttaTTTCATAATCCTTTATTAGGtgctatattatataatatattacctTATAGAGCTAATGAAGCTATGGGTGTTATGCATATGAAAGCATATATTGGTGATGATGTTATAATTCTCTCAGGAGCAAATTTAAGTGATAGTTATTTGCGAAATAGGCAAGATAGGTATCTTATAATTGAAAATAAGTTATTAGCTGATTctgttcataaaattattaacactGTTCAGAATATGTCATTTACTTTAAATGTAGATTTAACTATGCAGTGGGAAAGTGATTTGGTAAATCCTTTGGTAGAAGCTCATTTATTTCGTGAACAGTACTACAGAAGAATGCGATTCATACTTAGTGAAAttgaaaaagatatatattattataatatgcaACAACTAACAGGAAAATTGTATAAcagtaatataaatgattgTACAAATAACAATTGTAATTACAGAAATAGCAGTGGGAGTTATTGGGCTAAGGCAAAAAGTTTTGCAAATCCTGTAAAAGATACTATAGATTATGCCAACAATACGATAGACTGTAGTAACCAAAGGAGtattttaaatcattttaataataaggaaaaaaaagggaaaataaaaagtggaaaaattaatagcCTGTTCAGGAAATTAATTAAAGGGTCATTAcgtaataatgtaaaaaaaaatgactgTGAAAAAGCGAAAGATATATCAACCTTTTTAAGGGATAAGGATGATTTTTTTCATCCATTATttgaaaaagggaaaagtATATTATCAATTGAACTAGCTGTGCAATGTGGCTTTTCAATACCTCCTATATTTGATGAAAGTAATATGCtggaaaatttattaaaaaatataaaaaaacataatcaAGGATTGGTTATCTCATCTggatatttaaattttccaaaaatttttttaaaattattgagaaatatatatgataatttaatttcaaaaaaagggaaaatacattttattacatCTGCACCGTGTGCTAATAGTTTCTTTAAATCTAAAGGGATATCTTATTATGTACCACTTGCTTATAGTATTATTGCTCATACATGTATTGAATTTATTACGAAAAACATtgtaaatgtttttaaaaatgtaaataatgaaaataattatttagaaaaaaaattatactcatccacaaatatttatttagaatataataaaccGTCATGGACATATCA
The sequence above is drawn from the Plasmodium malariae genome assembly, chromosome: 5 genome and encodes:
- the PGPS gene encoding phosphatidylglycerophosphate synthase, putative, which translates into the protein MSLKFLINEPKVKLLFSPNEFFNTLNDMFKNSKKRIVISCLYMGIGELEKELIESIKNNKNVKNIKIDILLDKQRGTRPEGKFKESSISVLSDLFNYVNNINISLFHNPLLGAILYNILPYRANEAMGVMHMKAYIGDDVIILSGANLSDSYLRNRQDRYLIIENKLLADSVHKIINTVQNMSFTLNVDLTMQWESDLVNPLVEAHLFREQYYRRMRFILSEIEKDIYYYNMQQLTGKLYNSNINDCTNNNCNYRNSSGSYWAKAKSFANPVKDTIDYANNTIDCSNQRSILNHFNNKEKKGKIKSGKINSLFRKLIKGSLRNNVKKNDCEKAKDISTFLRDKDDFFHPLFEKGKSILSIELAVQCGFSIPPIFDESNMLENLLKNIKKHNQGLVISSGYLNFPKIFLKLLRNIYDNLISKKGKIHFITSAPCANSFFKSKGISYYVPLAYSIIAHTCIEFITKNIVNVFKNVNNENNYLEKKLYSSTNIYLEYNKPSWTYHTKGMWLINYAHNQENNTNYEYSENWNFSKIMTNCSNNLENCMNKSEHFQNEENLFAHILEKEELDNAYTTSDCIGQTSSHLPWGTVIGSSNYGYRATYRDLEMSFIIKTNDDNLKYQFQKELNIIYEFSKFVHMHELKLRYPRWLRYLVNYVLKWLL